One window of Phycisphaeraceae bacterium genomic DNA carries:
- a CDS encoding Eco29kI family restriction endonuclease yields MDDHDSTPHRFEFDLDLGIRDQVVRHLEESPSLQLHSGVGPTESGVYALYHKGELVYIGKASKGTTKSKRTLRARLNEHVAKIKSRQNIAIEDVACKYLVFESEWWVFAAEFALISHHNPKWNATGFGSKTPGKGRPGTDIVSEWDRQYPKR; encoded by the coding sequence ATGGATGATCACGATTCCACCCCGCATCGCTTTGAGTTCGATCTTGATCTTGGAATTCGAGATCAGGTTGTCCGTCACCTGGAAGAGAGCCCCTCACTACAGCTGCACTCGGGTGTCGGGCCAACAGAGAGTGGTGTGTACGCTCTGTATCACAAGGGCGAACTTGTCTACATTGGAAAGGCATCAAAAGGTACAACCAAGAGTAAGCGAACGCTTCGTGCCCGGCTGAACGAGCACGTTGCAAAGATCAAGTCCAGACAGAACATCGCGATCGAAGACGTCGCTTGCAAGTACTTGGTATTCGAGAGCGAGTGGTGGGTGTTCGCCGCAGAGTTCGCTCTGATTTCTCATCACAATCCCAAATGGAACGCAACGGGTTTTGGAAGCAAAACCCCCGGAAAGGGACGTCCGGGTACCGACATTGTGAGCGAATGGGATAGGCAATACCCCAAACGGTGA
- a CDS encoding DNA cytosine methyltransferase: protein MKSIELFAGAGGLAIATANAGFQHEAVLEWNANACATIRRNKSAGLPHVCHWNVIEGDVATYNFKQHAGSVEFVSGGPPCQPFSIGGKHRGMDDTRNMFPHAVRAVREIRPKAFLFENVKGLTRKSFANYFAYIIHQLEYPEIVRRGDEEWTDHLSRLEKAVTSGQPKSALRYNVVSQLLNAADYGVPQRRERVLIVGIRADLGVHFAFPHATHEADALVFDQWVTGEYWERHRVSKKDRPQMPSRLRAKVEQLSTLWSSAMLLPWRTVRDAIADLPRIAPGQTCEKFPNHFLNPGARAYAGHNGSPMDEPAKTLKAGDHGVPGGENMVRLANGSVRYFSVRECARLQTFPDQWVLEGSWTESMRQLGNAVPVKMAESVAATLRKTIEVNSGVARVIQMRARTRASGCSRSKVHR, encoded by the coding sequence ATGAAGTCGATTGAGCTATTCGCCGGAGCCGGTGGCCTAGCGATCGCTACTGCAAACGCCGGTTTCCAGCACGAGGCGGTACTCGAATGGAACGCCAATGCGTGTGCGACGATCCGACGAAACAAATCCGCTGGCTTACCACATGTGTGTCACTGGAATGTCATCGAAGGCGATGTCGCAACGTACAACTTCAAGCAACACGCTGGATCTGTCGAGTTTGTGTCTGGAGGCCCACCTTGCCAGCCCTTCAGCATCGGCGGCAAACATCGAGGCATGGACGATACCCGCAACATGTTCCCCCATGCTGTGCGTGCTGTTCGCGAGATACGACCCAAGGCGTTCCTCTTCGAGAATGTGAAGGGATTAACTCGAAAATCTTTCGCCAACTATTTCGCGTACATCATTCACCAGTTGGAGTACCCAGAGATTGTCCGACGGGGCGATGAAGAGTGGACGGACCACCTCTCCCGGTTGGAAAAAGCAGTCACAAGTGGGCAGCCAAAGAGTGCATTACGATACAACGTCGTGAGCCAGCTCCTGAATGCAGCCGATTACGGGGTTCCCCAACGACGCGAGCGTGTACTCATCGTGGGAATCCGAGCCGACTTGGGTGTGCATTTTGCGTTCCCACACGCCACGCACGAAGCTGACGCCCTCGTATTCGATCAATGGGTCACGGGCGAGTACTGGGAGCGGCACAGAGTATCGAAAAAGGATCGGCCACAGATGCCGTCGCGTCTTCGTGCGAAAGTAGAGCAGCTTTCAACGCTCTGGTCGTCCGCGATGCTCTTGCCCTGGCGAACGGTTAGAGACGCGATCGCTGACTTGCCCCGCATTGCACCTGGCCAGACGTGTGAGAAGTTCCCAAATCACTTCCTCAATCCCGGTGCTCGTGCGTACGCAGGGCACAATGGAAGCCCTATGGACGAGCCCGCTAAGACACTCAAAGCCGGGGACCACGGCGTGCCCGGCGGAGAGAATATGGTCCGGCTTGCCAACGGAAGTGTCAGGTACTTCTCCGTGCGCGAGTGTGCTCGGCTTCAGACGTTCCCGGATCAGTGGGTGCTTGAAGGATCTTGGACCGAATCTATGCGTCAACTTGGGAATGCAGTACCTGTAAAAATGGCAGAATCGGTTGCCGCTACGCTCAGAAAGACTATTGAAGTCAACAGCGGCGTAGCCCGCGTTATTCAGATGCGCGCCCGAACTCGTGCTTCCGGTTGCAGCCGGTCAAAGGTTCACAGGTGA
- the nuoE gene encoding NADH-quinone oxidoreductase subunit NuoE, with translation MAWITKPSGTMKIERRAEPYLTAEMRRDLSERYLPRYERKMGALLPALHMVQHEYGWVPFQAMEEIAAMLEISAAEVYDTASFYEEYWLKPKGQHLVSVCRSIACEFCGQTEITEAVKAALGIDVGETTDDGVFTLIELECLGSCGGAPAILIDEVLHESVTPGQIPELLAKARAQSNGHGHGHGHH, from the coding sequence ATGGCCTGGATCACGAAACCGTCGGGGACCATGAAGATCGAGCGGCGCGCGGAGCCGTATCTGACGGCGGAGATGCGTCGCGACCTGAGCGAGCGGTATCTGCCCCGGTATGAGCGGAAGATGGGCGCACTCCTGCCTGCGCTGCACATGGTGCAGCATGAGTATGGGTGGGTGCCGTTCCAGGCGATGGAGGAGATCGCGGCGATGCTGGAGATCTCGGCGGCGGAGGTGTACGACACCGCGTCGTTCTATGAGGAATACTGGCTGAAGCCCAAGGGGCAGCACCTGGTGTCGGTCTGCCGCTCGATCGCGTGCGAGTTCTGCGGCCAGACGGAGATCACGGAGGCGGTGAAGGCCGCACTCGGGATCGATGTCGGCGAGACCACGGACGATGGGGTGTTCACGCTCATCGAGTTGGAGTGTCTGGGATCGTGCGGCGGGGCACCGGCGATTCTGATTGATGAGGTGCTGCACGAGAGTGTGACGCCGGGACAGATTCCGGAACTGCTTGCCAAGGCGCGGGCCCAGTCCAACGGGCACGGGCATGGGCACGGGCATCACTGA
- a CDS encoding serine/threonine protein kinase, translated as MESDRTNLAARIAQEAAGMSPERREAFVRESCGGDAALLSAVQRALAMTESATIAPEDRGDGRPSVLDSMLMHRTIAAPGGAESPGRRRIPGFVIERVLGEGGMGTVYLAEQERPRRIVALKVVKAGRMSAAMLRRFEHEAEILGRLQHPGIAQIYQAGTFQESIGEQGAESGRVPFYAMELVEGTGLDVWARSATQREKLGLFVRVCDAVQHAHQKGVIHRDLKPSNILVTREGRPKVLDFGVARLADAEQSEMTYHTAAGQLVGTLPYMSPEQVGGDPNDLDTRSDVYALGVILYEMLSGRLPHEFSSPSLADALKTITESRITPLSTAGSTIDADIETIVGKALEKDRERRYDSAAELGADIERYLRHEPILARRPTRAYLTRKFVARNKPLVGLGCVAAAALLAGVAGTVWQAVRATEGQRLAEERRSEAERLRYEAQAALADSQAVTEFLTGMLGAVDPELARGEEITVRRVLDQTSETIPALRERPRVALAVRTTLGNTYRALGLWSEAMPHLVAARDLAALVHGEESVQALTLRRSIAITTSDLNDPTGALEQMVGVVAAMERVAGPRSAETALAVGDLGRLYVETGMIEDAERTLRRAIELTRDSLGARHPEILTQRDHLGALMTDMGRFAEGEAILRELLEDRRAVFGAESPTVAYTITTLANVVQKQGKHEEAIALLRESLAIRRACLPPDHPSLLVNLANLATALIGSGRTEEALPLLRETVAKQLEVLGEESPKVLVSMGTLAFALENMDELDEAESILRRIVEIGRRLPPAREAETLSNFNNLAMLLWKRGNMEEAGVVFEETVARALAALPPEHYICAIFRNNYGEYLVEVGRASDGESHLVESHEAIEKFFGAEHPRTVKSRGRLEKLRAALEAEGVSASRGG; from the coding sequence ATGGAGAGCGATCGGACGAATCTGGCGGCACGGATCGCGCAGGAGGCGGCGGGGATGTCCCCGGAGCGGCGCGAGGCGTTTGTGCGCGAATCGTGCGGGGGTGATGCGGCGTTGTTGAGCGCGGTGCAGCGTGCGCTGGCGATGACGGAGTCTGCGACGATCGCGCCGGAGGATCGGGGGGATGGGCGTCCGAGCGTGCTGGACTCGATGCTGATGCACAGGACGATCGCGGCTCCGGGAGGTGCGGAGTCGCCGGGGCGTCGTCGGATTCCGGGGTTTGTGATCGAGCGGGTGCTGGGCGAGGGCGGGATGGGGACGGTGTATCTGGCGGAGCAGGAGCGGCCGCGGCGGATTGTGGCGCTCAAGGTGGTGAAGGCGGGGCGGATGTCGGCGGCGATGCTGCGCCGTTTCGAGCACGAGGCGGAGATCCTTGGGCGGTTGCAGCATCCCGGGATCGCGCAGATCTATCAGGCGGGGACGTTTCAGGAATCGATCGGCGAGCAGGGGGCGGAGAGCGGGCGCGTGCCGTTCTATGCGATGGAGCTGGTGGAGGGGACGGGGCTGGATGTGTGGGCGAGGAGCGCGACGCAGAGGGAGAAGCTGGGGTTGTTCGTGCGGGTGTGCGATGCGGTGCAGCACGCGCACCAGAAGGGCGTGATCCATCGCGATCTGAAGCCGTCGAACATCCTCGTGACGCGCGAGGGGCGGCCGAAGGTGCTGGACTTCGGCGTGGCGCGCCTGGCGGATGCCGAGCAGAGCGAGATGACGTATCACACGGCCGCGGGGCAGCTGGTGGGGACGCTGCCTTACATGTCGCCGGAGCAGGTGGGGGGGGATCCGAACGATCTTGACACGCGGAGCGATGTGTACGCGCTGGGCGTGATTCTGTATGAGATGCTGAGCGGGCGTTTGCCCCACGAGTTCTCATCGCCGTCGCTGGCGGATGCGTTGAAGACGATCACGGAGTCGCGGATCACGCCGCTCTCGACGGCGGGGAGCACGATCGACGCTGACATTGAGACGATCGTCGGGAAGGCGCTCGAGAAGGACCGTGAGCGACGGTACGACTCTGCGGCGGAGTTGGGCGCGGACATCGAGCGGTATCTGCGGCACGAGCCGATTCTGGCGCGGAGGCCGACGCGTGCGTATCTGACGAGGAAGTTTGTCGCGAGGAATAAGCCGCTGGTCGGGCTCGGGTGTGTGGCGGCGGCGGCGTTGCTCGCGGGCGTGGCGGGAACGGTGTGGCAGGCGGTGCGTGCGACGGAGGGTCAGCGGCTGGCGGAGGAGCGGCGTTCGGAGGCGGAGCGATTGAGGTATGAGGCGCAGGCCGCGCTTGCTGACTCGCAGGCGGTGACGGAGTTTCTGACGGGGATGCTGGGGGCGGTGGATCCGGAACTCGCGCGTGGAGAGGAGATCACGGTCCGGCGGGTGTTGGACCAGACATCGGAGACGATTCCGGCGTTGCGTGAGAGGCCTCGGGTTGCGCTGGCGGTGAGGACGACACTGGGGAACACGTACCGCGCGCTGGGGCTGTGGTCGGAGGCGATGCCCCACCTTGTGGCGGCGCGGGATCTTGCGGCTCTGGTGCATGGCGAGGAGAGCGTGCAGGCGTTGACGTTGCGTCGTTCGATCGCGATCACCACGAGCGATCTGAATGATCCGACGGGCGCGTTGGAGCAGATGGTCGGGGTCGTGGCGGCGATGGAGCGGGTTGCGGGGCCGAGGTCGGCTGAGACCGCGCTGGCGGTGGGTGACCTCGGGCGGCTCTATGTAGAGACGGGCATGATCGAGGATGCGGAGCGGACGCTGCGGCGCGCGATCGAGTTGACGCGTGATTCGCTCGGGGCCCGGCATCCGGAGATTCTGACGCAGCGTGATCATCTTGGTGCGTTGATGACGGACATGGGGCGATTCGCCGAGGGCGAGGCGATTCTGCGTGAGTTGCTGGAGGATCGACGGGCCGTGTTCGGCGCGGAGAGCCCGACGGTCGCGTACACGATCACGACGCTCGCGAACGTGGTGCAGAAGCAGGGGAAGCACGAGGAGGCGATCGCGCTCTTGAGGGAGTCGCTGGCGATCCGTCGCGCGTGCCTGCCACCGGATCACCCGTCGCTGCTGGTCAATCTGGCGAACCTTGCGACCGCGCTGATCGGTTCGGGGAGAACCGAGGAGGCGCTGCCGCTGCTGCGAGAGACGGTGGCGAAGCAGCTTGAGGTGCTCGGGGAGGAGAGCCCGAAGGTGCTGGTCTCGATGGGGACGCTGGCCTTTGCGCTTGAGAACATGGATGAGTTGGATGAGGCGGAGTCGATCCTGCGACGGATTGTTGAGATCGGCAGGCGGCTGCCCCCGGCGCGTGAGGCGGAGACCCTGAGCAACTTCAATAACCTGGCGATGCTGCTCTGGAAGCGCGGGAACATGGAGGAGGCCGGGGTGGTGTTTGAGGAGACGGTTGCGAGGGCGCTCGCGGCCCTGCCCCCGGAGCACTACATCTGTGCGATCTTCCGGAATAACTACGGGGAGTACCTGGTCGAGGTCGGGCGGGCATCGGATGGGGAATCGCACCTGGTTGAGAGCCACGAGGCGATCGAGAAGTTCTTCGGGGCCGAGCATCCGAGGACGGTGAAGTCTCGAGGTCGTTTGGAGAAGTTGCGGGCGGCTCTGGAGGCGGAGGGTGTGAGCGCGTCGCGGGGTGGGTGA
- a CDS encoding protein kinase — MVPERGGSAGRCPSAAEIDRLASGDDSDGSIRTHVDGCEICLERLRAAEEDASFIRRARELSELDSGPEGAPRIRGYRIQSVISSGSQGVVYRAVQEATSRVVAIKALSTGGDVSARQRHRAEREAEITARLRHPNLVTVFESRALADGRIAVIMEYVDGVPLDAWAPPGDSASARQRGMLEVFVAVCNGIHNAHLNGVIHRDLKPDNILVTPEGRAVVIDFGIARAGTLRLTLTGEFAGTPAYVSPEQASGKSDQIDALTDVYSLGVILYQLVCGAMPYDVGGSLYEVIRAVETAEPIEPRRVVPSLSQDLEAIILKAMRKDKALRYQSAASLARDIERYLAGIPVDARSGSGWYLLRKAIVVNRSRIAMAGFLLLLVAAAGAVVVISTAGAAAAARRARLDREIARQEQVRAQAVTELLREVLPTDDPTRPELAQELGAGLDRLYTRLETGSFASDPDVDQALRRLWSRVYTDISGGRAVAQVAYAEVALRTGLERLRAEHGTVHPEIAETLHELGAVLLLRKRYAEAERAVRDAIEMRTRLMQAGNELARAGVELSRSLHASVLMAMHQESEAETEARVALEGLRGIESDEARVAAARMASLIARARLMAGAPAEAEPLLREALKLRMRVLVPASPDVVATLGEAAALLERAPECDLARDFAMAWGVPTSRVAEAIRADLPVLESSRTVRKGESGPKGRAAAFGRLAALHQRLLGERDPSVAQVYMLRMRAAEAEGLKSEMIDSALLAADVLSSLYGQDHRSLLPCYETASVELARAGRTAEAVELARAVVRIRSMLPPEARDALLLGNSRRYLAWFLGLHGAHEEAVREGLEARALLSDVLGPEHHIIATVDAFMAISLVQMSGSAVSVGFPFDDPLAEADARSAGAMRIALSSASMPFDQVMATKIARAHVLCATDRAAEAAQLVREGWNNAIDVDLAYTYRDLHFRDAIAAFDAAGDAAAAEDFRRRLARGVPRRGE; from the coding sequence GTGGTTCCGGAGCGTGGAGGGTCGGCGGGTCGTTGCCCGAGCGCGGCGGAGATCGACCGCCTCGCTTCCGGCGATGATTCGGACGGGTCGATCCGGACGCACGTGGATGGGTGTGAGATCTGCCTGGAGCGGCTGCGTGCGGCGGAGGAGGACGCGTCGTTCATCCGCAGGGCCCGCGAGTTGTCTGAGCTTGATTCCGGTCCGGAGGGCGCGCCGCGGATCCGAGGGTATCGGATCCAGTCGGTGATCAGTTCGGGGTCGCAGGGAGTGGTGTACCGGGCGGTGCAGGAGGCGACGTCGCGCGTGGTTGCGATCAAGGCGTTGTCGACGGGCGGGGATGTATCGGCACGTCAGCGGCATCGGGCGGAGCGCGAGGCGGAGATCACGGCGCGATTGCGGCATCCCAATCTGGTAACGGTCTTTGAGTCGCGGGCTCTGGCGGACGGGCGGATCGCGGTGATCATGGAGTATGTGGACGGTGTGCCGCTGGATGCGTGGGCTCCGCCGGGCGACAGCGCGTCGGCGCGTCAGCGTGGGATGCTGGAGGTGTTTGTCGCGGTGTGCAACGGGATCCACAACGCGCACCTGAACGGCGTGATCCATCGCGACCTGAAGCCGGACAACATTCTGGTGACGCCCGAGGGGCGTGCGGTGGTGATCGACTTCGGCATCGCGCGTGCGGGGACGCTGCGTCTCACGCTGACGGGCGAGTTCGCGGGTACTCCGGCGTATGTGTCTCCGGAGCAGGCATCGGGAAAGTCCGACCAGATCGACGCGCTGACGGACGTGTACTCGCTGGGTGTGATCCTGTACCAACTGGTGTGCGGGGCGATGCCGTACGACGTCGGGGGATCGCTGTACGAGGTGATCCGGGCGGTGGAGACGGCGGAGCCGATCGAGCCGCGGCGGGTTGTGCCGTCATTGTCGCAGGATCTTGAGGCGATCATCCTGAAGGCGATGCGCAAGGACAAGGCCCTGAGGTATCAGTCGGCGGCGAGTCTTGCGAGGGATATCGAGCGATACCTTGCGGGGATCCCGGTTGATGCGCGGAGCGGTTCGGGGTGGTATCTGCTGCGGAAGGCGATCGTTGTGAACCGCTCGCGGATCGCGATGGCGGGGTTCCTGCTTCTGCTTGTTGCGGCGGCGGGGGCGGTGGTGGTGATCAGCACGGCGGGGGCTGCTGCTGCGGCGCGTCGGGCTCGTCTTGACCGGGAGATCGCGAGGCAGGAGCAGGTGCGTGCGCAGGCGGTGACGGAGTTGCTGCGAGAGGTGTTGCCGACGGACGATCCGACTCGGCCGGAGTTGGCGCAGGAACTGGGCGCGGGATTGGATCGGTTGTACACGCGTCTGGAGACGGGGTCGTTCGCGTCGGATCCGGACGTGGATCAGGCGTTGCGGCGGCTGTGGAGCCGCGTGTACACGGATATTTCCGGCGGTCGTGCGGTGGCGCAGGTGGCGTACGCGGAGGTGGCGTTGCGGACGGGGCTCGAGCGTCTGCGTGCGGAGCACGGGACGGTGCATCCGGAGATCGCGGAGACGTTGCACGAGTTGGGCGCGGTCTTGCTCTTGCGGAAGCGGTATGCCGAGGCGGAGCGGGCGGTGCGTGACGCGATCGAGATGCGAACGCGCCTGATGCAAGCGGGGAACGAGTTGGCGCGTGCGGGGGTGGAGCTGTCCCGGTCGCTGCACGCGAGCGTGCTGATGGCGATGCATCAGGAGTCGGAGGCGGAGACCGAGGCGCGTGTTGCCCTTGAGGGCCTTCGCGGGATCGAGAGCGACGAGGCGCGTGTTGCGGCGGCGCGGATGGCATCGCTGATTGCGCGAGCGCGCCTCATGGCGGGCGCGCCGGCGGAGGCCGAGCCGCTGCTGCGGGAGGCGCTGAAGCTGCGGATGCGCGTGCTTGTGCCCGCATCGCCGGATGTGGTTGCCACACTCGGGGAGGCGGCTGCGCTCCTGGAGCGTGCGCCTGAGTGCGATCTGGCTCGTGACTTTGCGATGGCGTGGGGTGTGCCGACATCGCGGGTTGCGGAGGCGATCAGAGCGGATCTGCCCGTCCTTGAGTCGTCGCGGACGGTAAGGAAGGGTGAGAGCGGGCCGAAGGGTCGAGCGGCGGCGTTCGGGCGGCTTGCGGCTCTGCACCAGCGGCTGCTTGGTGAGCGTGATCCGTCGGTCGCGCAGGTGTACATGCTGCGGATGCGAGCGGCGGAGGCGGAAGGGTTGAAGTCCGAGATGATCGATTCGGCTCTGCTGGCGGCGGATGTGCTGTCGTCTCTGTATGGCCAGGACCATCGCTCGCTGCTGCCTTGCTATGAGACGGCTTCCGTCGAGTTGGCGCGTGCGGGACGAACGGCAGAGGCGGTTGAGTTGGCACGGGCGGTTGTGCGGATCCGGTCGATGCTCCCGCCCGAGGCGCGGGACGCGCTGCTCCTCGGGAACAGCCGGCGGTATCTCGCGTGGTTTCTCGGGCTGCACGGCGCACACGAGGAGGCGGTTCGTGAGGGGCTGGAAGCGAGGGCGTTGCTGTCGGATGTGCTCGGGCCTGAGCACCACATCATCGCGACGGTTGATGCCTTTATGGCGATCTCGCTCGTACAGATGAGCGGGTCGGCGGTGTCGGTCGGCTTTCCGTTCGACGATCCGTTGGCGGAAGCGGACGCGCGGTCTGCCGGTGCGATGCGGATCGCGTTGTCGTCGGCCTCGATGCCGTTCGATCAGGTGATGGCAACCAAGATCGCCAGGGCGCACGTGCTGTGCGCGACCGATCGCGCGGCAGAGGCGGCGCAGTTGGTCAGAGAGGGGTGGAACAACGCCATTGACGTAGACCTGGCGTACACGTATCGGGATCTTCACTTTCGGGATGCGATCGCGGCGTTCGACGCGGCAGGAGATGCGGCGGCCGCTGAGGATTTCAGGCGTCGGCTTGCGCGAGGCGTGCCGCGTCGGGGTGAGTGA
- a CDS encoding alpha-L-fucosidase: MHHRLLPLLACIPLALLAACAANDHRVDNASSRLNDPALRDDPRMEWWRDARFGLFIHWGLYSIPAGEWNGVNTYGEWIRTTAQIPLETYDTFASQFNPVDFDADAIVLAAKDAGMKYIVITTKHHDGFALFNSQVSDFDVMSTPFKRDIMKEMADACRKHGLMICWYHSIMDWHHPDYLPRRTWETDRPTAGADYDRFNAYLNAQVTELLTNYGPIGVMWFDGEWESTWTHERGVALYNLCRSLQPDVIINNRVDVHRSGMAGFSQSDDAVGDFGTPEQEVPAQGLPGVDWETCMTIHTHWGHNKADTNPKSGQMLVRTLIDVASKGGNFLLNIGPMANGRIEPSEADRLAHIGRWMEVNGEAIHGTGASILPSTPWGRCTIKRDGKRTTLYLHVFDWPTDGRLFVDGIGSAPRDAQILGRRSSTLRASLASGGLDITLPSSSTLTPDPDATVIKLVFDGEPVIYHPVTINADSENFVASTTITLTSPTLNTAPGATIRYTLDGSAPSATSPVPSGPITLTESATISAAVFVGDRRVSDLATRSLTRVEPWGATLFVRAPDPGLKVQTFSGDFQRCADFLSLAPESETISPTVALPPENPPPEHVARRYTGVISVPATGMYHFALTSDDGSRLLIDDNLVIDNDGLHAAREVRASAPLEAGYHRITIDWFNRTGGAALSLKWRAPDGSWQSVPADMLAH; encoded by the coding sequence ATGCACCATCGCCTCCTCCCCCTCCTCGCCTGCATCCCCCTCGCCCTCCTCGCCGCGTGCGCGGCCAACGATCACCGCGTGGACAACGCCTCCTCACGCCTCAACGACCCCGCCCTCCGCGACGACCCGCGCATGGAGTGGTGGCGCGATGCACGCTTCGGCCTCTTCATCCACTGGGGGCTTTATTCCATACCAGCCGGTGAATGGAACGGCGTCAACACCTACGGCGAGTGGATCCGCACCACCGCCCAGATCCCCCTGGAAACCTACGACACCTTCGCCTCGCAGTTCAACCCCGTTGACTTCGACGCCGACGCCATCGTGCTCGCCGCGAAGGACGCCGGCATGAAGTACATCGTCATCACCACCAAGCACCACGACGGCTTCGCCCTCTTCAACTCCCAAGTCTCCGACTTCGACGTCATGTCGACGCCCTTCAAGCGCGACATCATGAAGGAGATGGCCGACGCCTGCCGCAAGCACGGCCTCATGATCTGCTGGTACCACTCCATCATGGATTGGCACCACCCGGACTACCTCCCTCGTCGCACATGGGAGACCGACCGCCCCACCGCCGGCGCGGACTACGACCGCTTCAATGCCTATCTCAACGCACAAGTCACCGAACTCCTCACCAACTACGGACCCATCGGCGTCATGTGGTTCGACGGCGAGTGGGAGTCCACGTGGACCCACGAACGCGGCGTCGCCCTCTACAACCTCTGCCGCTCGCTCCAGCCCGATGTCATCATCAACAACCGCGTCGATGTCCACCGCAGCGGCATGGCCGGTTTCAGCCAGAGCGACGATGCCGTCGGCGACTTCGGCACACCCGAGCAGGAAGTCCCCGCCCAGGGCCTCCCCGGTGTCGACTGGGAGACCTGCATGACCATCCACACCCACTGGGGGCACAACAAAGCCGACACCAATCCAAAGTCCGGCCAGATGCTCGTCCGCACGCTCATCGATGTCGCCAGCAAGGGCGGCAACTTCCTCCTCAACATCGGCCCCATGGCCAACGGTCGGATCGAGCCCTCCGAGGCCGATCGCCTCGCGCACATCGGCCGCTGGATGGAGGTCAATGGCGAAGCCATCCACGGCACCGGCGCCAGTATCCTCCCCTCAACGCCCTGGGGCCGCTGCACGATCAAACGCGACGGAAAGCGCACAACCCTCTACCTCCACGTCTTCGACTGGCCGACCGACGGCCGCCTCTTCGTCGATGGGATCGGCTCCGCACCGCGCGATGCACAGATCCTCGGCCGCCGGAGTTCGACGCTCCGCGCCTCGCTCGCCTCCGGCGGACTCGACATCACCCTCCCATCCTCCTCCACACTCACGCCCGACCCCGATGCCACTGTCATCAAACTCGTCTTCGATGGAGAACCCGTGATCTACCACCCGGTCACCATCAACGCCGACAGCGAGAACTTTGTCGCATCAACCACCATCACGCTCACCTCGCCGACGCTCAACACCGCGCCCGGCGCAACCATCCGTTACACGCTCGACGGTTCCGCCCCATCGGCGACCTCTCCCGTTCCATCCGGCCCGATCACGCTCACCGAATCCGCCACCATCTCCGCCGCCGTCTTCGTCGGCGACCGACGCGTCTCCGATCTTGCCACCCGCTCCCTCACGCGCGTCGAGCCCTGGGGCGCGACCCTCTTCGTCCGCGCCCCGGATCCCGGGCTGAAGGTCCAGACCTTCTCCGGCGACTTCCAGCGCTGCGCCGACTTCCTCTCTCTCGCCCCCGAATCCGAGACCATCTCACCCACCGTCGCGCTCCCCCCCGAGAATCCGCCGCCGGAGCATGTCGCACGCCGTTACACCGGCGTCATCAGCGTCCCCGCGACCGGGATGTACCACTTCGCCCTCACCTCCGACGATGGCTCGCGCCTCTTGATCGACGACAACCTCGTCATCGACAACGACGGCCTCCACGCGGCCCGCGAGGTCCGCGCCAGCGCACCCCTCGAAGCCGGCTACCACCGCATCACGATCGACTGGTTCAATCGCACCGGCGGTGCGGCCCTCTCCCTGAAGTGGCGTGCGCCCGACGGCTCATGGCAATCCGTCCCCGCCGACATGCTCGCCCACTGA
- a CDS encoding transposase encodes MDNASWRVLAASVRKLDRSPRGGRFTFTDADIVLTFLWAVLHRRPTSWACRRDAWPLWRRGRLPSPSRMSRRLRTTSVQALLAAAEAENLVSASGALVLALDGKALRVASHSGDRTATFGAWGLRGYKLHAICDLAGSIVSWRLTPMHCHEAVMAKRMMRDMELNGYVLADSNYDSVKLYELCACKGGQLVVPRKDCRVGRGVRRSGTHPDRRRAIDMLEQSMTGFGRGLLSLRRVIERVFARLEMTHHVGLIPPHVRGIERVRRWIQAIIILDRHTQAMKR; translated from the coding sequence ATGGACAACGCGAGTTGGAGGGTGTTGGCGGCGAGCGTGCGGAAGCTGGATCGGAGCCCGCGTGGCGGTCGCTTCACCTTCACCGATGCGGACATCGTGCTGACCTTTCTCTGGGCCGTCTTGCACCGACGACCCACCTCCTGGGCGTGCCGACGCGATGCATGGCCGTTGTGGCGGCGTGGTCGATTGCCCTCGCCAAGCAGGATGAGCCGGCGGCTGAGAACCACCAGCGTCCAGGCGTTACTTGCCGCGGCGGAGGCGGAGAATCTGGTCTCTGCATCGGGAGCGTTGGTGCTGGCTCTTGACGGCAAGGCCCTGCGCGTCGCCTCGCACTCCGGAGACCGGACCGCGACCTTCGGCGCATGGGGACTGCGCGGCTACAAGCTCCATGCGATCTGCGATCTCGCGGGCTCGATCGTCTCCTGGCGTCTCACGCCCATGCACTGCCATGAAGCAGTGATGGCCAAGCGGATGATGCGAGACATGGAGTTGAACGGGTATGTGCTGGCCGACTCGAACTACGACAGCGTGAAGCTCTATGAACTCTGCGCGTGCAAGGGCGGACAACTGGTGGTTCCGCGGAAGGACTGCCGCGTGGGTCGCGGCGTGCGGCGGTCCGGAACGCATCCGGACCGCCGTCGAGCCATCGACATGCTGGAGCAGAGCATGACGGGCTTCGGCAGGGGCCTGCTGTCACTCCGGCGCGTGATCGAGCGTGTGTTTGCACGCCTGGAAATGACCCACCATGTGGGGCTTATCCCGCCGCACGTGCGCGGCATCGAGCGGGTCCGTCGATGGATCCAAGCCATCATCATCCTTGATCGACACACACAGGCAATGAAGCGATGA